A window from Zingiber officinale cultivar Zhangliang chromosome 7A, Zo_v1.1, whole genome shotgun sequence encodes these proteins:
- the LOC122001817 gene encoding ubiquitin-like-conjugating enzyme ATG10 isoform X2 produces MRLPERMHSGLTNPFSTAIGIYEHVPMGWNIVSKWLYLSYPLQAAGYLAIENIYHQNASEEGSCEESISRDEEPFDEATLVPSNKNDMHIYDYHILYSFTFRVPVLYFRGYQSDGCPLKLVDIEKDLPAYSLKLLRESKWAFITQEDHPYLHRPWYTLHPCGTGDWMKFLLCSDAPNKIPPLHGYLSAWLSVIGQVVGLRIPIGFFKSV; encoded by the exons atgcggttaccagagaggatgcacagcgggctgACGAATCCGTTTTCcacg GCTATTGGGATTTATGAGCATGTACCAATGGGATGGAACATTGTCTCCAA GTGGCTTTATCTTAGCTATCCATTACAGGCAGCAGGATACCTAGCAATCGAAAATATTTATCATCAAAATGCAAGTGAG GAAGGAAGTTGCGAGGAAAGCATATCCAGGGACGAAGAGCCTTTTGATGAGGCTACCTTG GTTCCAAGTAACAAAAATGACATGCATATCTATGATTACCACATACTCTACAGCTTCACTTTCAGGGTTCCTGTTCTTTATTTCCGTGGATATCAATCTG ATGGTTGTCCTTTGAAGTTAGTTGACATCGAGAAAGACCTGCCTGCTTACTCTCTCAAACTACTTAGGGAATCAAAATGGGCATTCATCACCCAGGAG GATCATCCTTATCTCCATCGACCATGGTATACTTTACATCCCTGTGGTACAGGTGATTGGATGAAGTTTTTGCTTTGCAGTGATGCTCCAAATAAGATCCCTCCTCTTCATGGCTATTTATCTGCGTGGCTATCAGTCATAGGTCAGGTTGTTGGGTTGAGAATTCCTATTGGGTTTTTTAAATCAGTGTAG
- the LOC122001817 gene encoding ubiquitin-like-conjugating enzyme ATG10 isoform X1 → MSMYQWDGTLSPSEFDISVSDLCERWREVGTSLPQWVWLPDRALGALSCDVAAGYLAIENIYHQNASEEGSCEESISRDEEPFDEATLVPSNKNDMHIYDYHILYSFTFRVPVLYFRGYQSDGCPLKLVDIEKDLPAYSLKLLRESKWAFITQEDHPYLHRPWYTLHPCGTGDWMKFLLCSDAPNKIPPLHGYLSAWLSVIGQVVGLRIPIGFFKSV, encoded by the exons ATGAGCATGTACCAATGGGATGGAACATTGTCTCCAAGTGAGTTTGATATTTCTGTTTCTGATCTTTGTGAGAGATGGAGAGAAGTTGGCACTTCTCTTCCTCAATGGGTTTGGCTACCTGATCGTGCACTAGGTGCTTTGTCATGCGATGTG GCAGCAGGATACCTAGCAATCGAAAATATTTATCATCAAAATGCAAGTGAG GAAGGAAGTTGCGAGGAAAGCATATCCAGGGACGAAGAGCCTTTTGATGAGGCTACCTTG GTTCCAAGTAACAAAAATGACATGCATATCTATGATTACCACATACTCTACAGCTTCACTTTCAGGGTTCCTGTTCTTTATTTCCGTGGATATCAATCTG ATGGTTGTCCTTTGAAGTTAGTTGACATCGAGAAAGACCTGCCTGCTTACTCTCTCAAACTACTTAGGGAATCAAAATGGGCATTCATCACCCAGGAG GATCATCCTTATCTCCATCGACCATGGTATACTTTACATCCCTGTGGTACAGGTGATTGGATGAAGTTTTTGCTTTGCAGTGATGCTCCAAATAAGATCCCTCCTCTTCATGGCTATTTATCTGCGTGGCTATCAGTCATAGGTCAGGTTGTTGGGTTGAGAATTCCTATTGGGTTTTTTAAATCAGTGTAG
- the LOC122001817 gene encoding ubiquitin-like-conjugating enzyme ATG10 isoform X4, translating into MSMYQWDGTLSPSEFDISVSDLCERWREVGTSLPQWVWLPDRALGALSCDVAAGYLAIENIYHQNASEEGSCEESISRDEEPFDEATLVPSNKNDMHIYDYHILYSFTFRVPVLYFRGYQSDGCPLKLVDIEKDLPAYSLKLLRESKWAFITQETSGSSLSPSTMVYFTSLWYR; encoded by the exons ATGAGCATGTACCAATGGGATGGAACATTGTCTCCAAGTGAGTTTGATATTTCTGTTTCTGATCTTTGTGAGAGATGGAGAGAAGTTGGCACTTCTCTTCCTCAATGGGTTTGGCTACCTGATCGTGCACTAGGTGCTTTGTCATGCGATGTG GCAGCAGGATACCTAGCAATCGAAAATATTTATCATCAAAATGCAAGTGAG GAAGGAAGTTGCGAGGAAAGCATATCCAGGGACGAAGAGCCTTTTGATGAGGCTACCTTG GTTCCAAGTAACAAAAATGACATGCATATCTATGATTACCACATACTCTACAGCTTCACTTTCAGGGTTCCTGTTCTTTATTTCCGTGGATATCAATCTG ATGGTTGTCCTTTGAAGTTAGTTGACATCGAGAAAGACCTGCCTGCTTACTCTCTCAAACTACTTAGGGAATCAAAATGGGCATTCATCACCCAGGAG ACATCAGGATCATCCTTATCTCCATCGACCATGGTATACTTTACATCCCTGTGGTACAGGTGA
- the LOC122001817 gene encoding ubiquitin-like-conjugating enzyme ATG10 isoform X3: protein MGWNIVSKWLYLSYPLQAAGYLAIENIYHQNASEEGSCEESISRDEEPFDEATLVPSNKNDMHIYDYHILYSFTFRVPVLYFRGYQSDGCPLKLVDIEKDLPAYSLKLLRESKWAFITQEDHPYLHRPWYTLHPCGTGDWMKFLLCSDAPNKIPPLHGYLSAWLSVIGQVVGLRIPIGFFKSV from the exons ATGGGATGGAACATTGTCTCCAA GTGGCTTTATCTTAGCTATCCATTACAGGCAGCAGGATACCTAGCAATCGAAAATATTTATCATCAAAATGCAAGTGAG GAAGGAAGTTGCGAGGAAAGCATATCCAGGGACGAAGAGCCTTTTGATGAGGCTACCTTG GTTCCAAGTAACAAAAATGACATGCATATCTATGATTACCACATACTCTACAGCTTCACTTTCAGGGTTCCTGTTCTTTATTTCCGTGGATATCAATCTG ATGGTTGTCCTTTGAAGTTAGTTGACATCGAGAAAGACCTGCCTGCTTACTCTCTCAAACTACTTAGGGAATCAAAATGGGCATTCATCACCCAGGAG GATCATCCTTATCTCCATCGACCATGGTATACTTTACATCCCTGTGGTACAGGTGATTGGATGAAGTTTTTGCTTTGCAGTGATGCTCCAAATAAGATCCCTCCTCTTCATGGCTATTTATCTGCGTGGCTATCAGTCATAGGTCAGGTTGTTGGGTTGAGAATTCCTATTGGGTTTTTTAAATCAGTGTAG
- the LOC122001817 gene encoding ubiquitin-like-conjugating enzyme ATG10 isoform X5, producing the protein MEHCLQAAGYLAIENIYHQNASEEGSCEESISRDEEPFDEATLVPSNKNDMHIYDYHILYSFTFRVPVLYFRGYQSDGCPLKLVDIEKDLPAYSLKLLRESKWAFITQEDHPYLHRPWYTLHPCGTGDWMKFLLCSDAPNKIPPLHGYLSAWLSVIGQVVGLRIPIGFFKSV; encoded by the exons ATGGAACATTGTCTCCAA GCAGCAGGATACCTAGCAATCGAAAATATTTATCATCAAAATGCAAGTGAG GAAGGAAGTTGCGAGGAAAGCATATCCAGGGACGAAGAGCCTTTTGATGAGGCTACCTTG GTTCCAAGTAACAAAAATGACATGCATATCTATGATTACCACATACTCTACAGCTTCACTTTCAGGGTTCCTGTTCTTTATTTCCGTGGATATCAATCTG ATGGTTGTCCTTTGAAGTTAGTTGACATCGAGAAAGACCTGCCTGCTTACTCTCTCAAACTACTTAGGGAATCAAAATGGGCATTCATCACCCAGGAG GATCATCCTTATCTCCATCGACCATGGTATACTTTACATCCCTGTGGTACAGGTGATTGGATGAAGTTTTTGCTTTGCAGTGATGCTCCAAATAAGATCCCTCCTCTTCATGGCTATTTATCTGCGTGGCTATCAGTCATAGGTCAGGTTGTTGGGTTGAGAATTCCTATTGGGTTTTTTAAATCAGTGTAG
- the LOC122001817 gene encoding ubiquitin-like-conjugating enzyme ATG10 isoform X6, translating into MCYPLQAAGYLAIENIYHQNASEEGSCEESISRDEEPFDEATLVPSNKNDMHIYDYHILYSFTFRVPVLYFRGYQSDGCPLKLVDIEKDLPAYSLKLLRESKWAFITQEDHPYLHRPWYTLHPCGTGDWMKFLLCSDAPNKIPPLHGYLSAWLSVIGQVVGLRIPIGFFKSV; encoded by the exons ATGTG CTATCCATTACAGGCAGCAGGATACCTAGCAATCGAAAATATTTATCATCAAAATGCAAGTGAG GAAGGAAGTTGCGAGGAAAGCATATCCAGGGACGAAGAGCCTTTTGATGAGGCTACCTTG GTTCCAAGTAACAAAAATGACATGCATATCTATGATTACCACATACTCTACAGCTTCACTTTCAGGGTTCCTGTTCTTTATTTCCGTGGATATCAATCTG ATGGTTGTCCTTTGAAGTTAGTTGACATCGAGAAAGACCTGCCTGCTTACTCTCTCAAACTACTTAGGGAATCAAAATGGGCATTCATCACCCAGGAG GATCATCCTTATCTCCATCGACCATGGTATACTTTACATCCCTGTGGTACAGGTGATTGGATGAAGTTTTTGCTTTGCAGTGATGCTCCAAATAAGATCCCTCCTCTTCATGGCTATTTATCTGCGTGGCTATCAGTCATAGGTCAGGTTGTTGGGTTGAGAATTCCTATTGGGTTTTTTAAATCAGTGTAG